From Psychroflexus torquis ATCC 700755, the proteins below share one genomic window:
- a CDS encoding T9SS type A sorting domain-containing protein, whose amino-acid sequence MKKIILFLALVLSVSTQAQVTQIWTDYGGFWTSSSTSINSVKPDNSHNLLAFRSDGINYSTGVDDAKLNTNGVSFTPLNIRALPIPTLPLPIPVETFYLVVLGQLADGMDNGADDGPTNPFAPITQGSEVASYLTDGINGLDLGTGIANIPSGTTSRFNLSTGGIKTSQIGDGLPDILISQTAKPTRIGDKTDRLRFVDDNDEIVGEEVLINLSSTTDYPVVGNWQTDFYKFESTQERDALVNIEKPLSFFAEDLSYFGITSANASDAVALIYEPRGSSDPAFIAFNEPSLGVASQLVVNSQPTEQECDGTLPESILVQVEDSDGASVLQEDLLITATKVSGPGDLLGTTKELTNKSGLATFNDLELSVGGTHIIEFSYTSLDSATTTEITFSASCSGVPVEWTGEVSTAWNNVGNWDGTEIPNANFNVIIPNGRLRYPVLVSDAGANNLEMGDGTSITLNGRLFAINGSMANVASGATVDGSVTGSTLYFSNQEAAQTIPSGFISGDLSNLTVENPDGVTTNSDISLLEVFTLKDGDFTIASSSTFTFKSSATKTAVLDRVPSGSSISGCVVIERFIPSGKRAFRFLSSPVTTSVSCGKPTIQDNLQEGGQITDIENTPVVDPNPGYGIHITGSTTGANGFDATNTGNPSMFTFNESTQDWENIPNTDDGSGLSSGQSFLALIRGSRALDLTVDNIQSGPETRLRFTGELATGNWDVLSSDLGPDLVDFSFIGNPYQAQIDLKAFLESNNVSGLRTDYVYVFDPTIGTSGSYVTVDLSTNNGTNNVAGSAADKYLQPHQAFFAETSATDPSVTFGEIYKKTGALAFVGNAVFRTPPSNGSLNTELNINLKRNVDLESFVVDGARLVMHDYYSNEVNEKDALKFSNSEESIALLNSLDGIEDYLSVEKRATPIEGEVVQLSIWNYFTPNNTLRSTSYTLSIKASQLNQIVSLVDNYTEQIIELAQNDETTDYSFEIYSAIPNSYDFNRFKLVFGKTTLSVNNPIELESFKLYPNPSTDNRFTISLPKFTSQEVSVEVYDMLGRNVFSENYKTDSGQIDVYAKALTSGIYLVKLSSETLQATKKLIIK is encoded by the coding sequence ATGAAAAAAATTATTTTATTCCTAGCACTAGTCCTTTCTGTGTCCACCCAAGCACAGGTGACTCAAATCTGGACAGATTACGGTGGGTTTTGGACTTCTTCCTCCACCAGTATTAACTCTGTAAAACCAGATAACTCTCACAACTTGTTGGCGTTTAGATCCGATGGAATTAATTATTCTACGGGGGTGGATGATGCCAAGCTTAACACAAACGGTGTTTCTTTTACTCCTTTAAATATAAGAGCTTTACCCATTCCTACACTTCCACTTCCGATACCTGTAGAAACATTTTATTTAGTTGTTTTAGGACAATTGGCAGATGGTATGGATAACGGTGCAGATGATGGCCCTACAAATCCTTTTGCACCAATTACCCAAGGTTCAGAAGTTGCAAGTTATTTAACCGACGGAATTAATGGTTTAGACCTTGGTACAGGTATAGCAAATATACCCTCAGGGACAACTTCTAGATTCAATTTGAGTACTGGCGGTATCAAGACTTCTCAAATTGGTGATGGTTTACCAGATATATTGATTAGTCAGACAGCTAAACCTACTCGTATTGGAGATAAAACAGATAGGTTAAGATTTGTGGATGATAACGATGAAATTGTAGGGGAAGAGGTATTAATTAATTTATCCAGCACTACTGATTACCCAGTTGTTGGAAATTGGCAGACTGATTTTTATAAGTTTGAGAGTACACAAGAAAGAGACGCTTTAGTTAATATTGAGAAACCTTTATCTTTTTTTGCTGAAGATTTGTCTTATTTTGGCATAACATCGGCCAATGCGAGCGATGCGGTGGCGCTTATTTACGAACCGAGAGGATCATCAGACCCTGCTTTTATAGCCTTTAACGAGCCTTCTCTTGGGGTAGCGAGTCAACTTGTGGTCAACTCTCAACCTACAGAGCAAGAGTGCGACGGTACTCTGCCAGAGTCAATTTTAGTTCAAGTAGAAGATTCAGATGGTGCTAGTGTTCTACAAGAGGATCTTTTAATAACAGCCACAAAAGTTTCTGGTCCCGGAGATTTACTGGGAACCACTAAGGAACTAACAAATAAAAGTGGTTTAGCCACTTTTAATGATTTGGAGCTTAGTGTTGGTGGTACACATATTATAGAATTTTCATATACTAGTTTAGATTCAGCAACAACAACTGAAATTACTTTTTCGGCATCTTGTTCAGGAGTTCCCGTAGAGTGGACGGGAGAGGTTAGCACTGCTTGGAACAATGTTGGCAACTGGGACGGCACAGAAATTCCTAATGCCAATTTTAATGTTATCATTCCTAATGGACGCCTTAGATACCCGGTTTTAGTTTCAGATGCTGGTGCCAATAATTTAGAAATGGGAGATGGAACTTCCATCACCTTAAATGGACGCCTTTTTGCCATCAACGGTTCTATGGCAAATGTAGCTTCTGGAGCTACTGTAGACGGTTCTGTAACAGGCTCAACCTTGTATTTTTCAAATCAGGAGGCTGCCCAAACAATACCATCAGGTTTTATTTCTGGAGATTTATCCAACTTAACTGTAGAAAACCCAGATGGTGTCACCACAAACTCAGATATCTCTCTTTTAGAGGTGTTTACTTTAAAAGACGGCGATTTCACCATTGCTTCATCATCAACATTTACCTTCAAGAGTTCAGCTACCAAAACAGCTGTGCTTGATAGAGTGCCGTCTGGTTCTAGTATAAGTGGCTGTGTTGTGATAGAGCGGTTTATACCAAGTGGAAAGAGAGCGTTTAGGTTTCTATCTTCACCAGTCACCACCTCTGTTTCTTGTGGAAAGCCAACGATACAAGATAATTTGCAGGAAGGTGGCCAAATAACTGATATTGAAAATACTCCTGTTGTTGATCCAAATCCAGGTTATGGAATCCATATTACGGGATCTACAACTGGCGCAAATGGATTTGATGCCACTAATACAGGAAATCCATCTATGTTTACATTCAATGAATCAACACAAGATTGGGAGAATATTCCCAATACAGATGATGGCAGCGGACTTTCCTCTGGACAGTCCTTTTTAGCCCTTATAAGGGGAAGTCGAGCCTTAGACCTTACTGTTGATAACATCCAATCTGGACCAGAAACAAGATTGAGATTTACAGGAGAATTAGCCACAGGAAATTGGGATGTTTTGTCCAGTGATCTTGGTCCAGATCTAGTAGATTTTAGTTTTATAGGAAATCCTTATCAAGCACAAATTGACTTAAAAGCGTTCTTGGAGAGTAATAACGTAAGTGGTCTAAGAACAGATTATGTTTATGTTTTTGATCCAACCATAGGAACCTCTGGTAGCTATGTTACGGTGGACTTATCAACAAACAACGGTACGAACAACGTTGCTGGGTCTGCCGCTGATAAATATTTGCAACCCCATCAAGCCTTTTTTGCTGAGACTAGTGCTACTGATCCATCAGTAACTTTTGGTGAGATTTACAAAAAGACAGGCGCTTTGGCATTCGTAGGTAATGCTGTTTTCAGAACACCACCGTCTAATGGTTCTTTGAACACAGAGCTAAATATTAATTTGAAAAGGAATGTAGATCTCGAGAGTTTCGTGGTAGATGGGGCTAGACTTGTAATGCACGATTATTATTCCAATGAAGTAAATGAAAAAGATGCGCTCAAGTTTTCCAATAGTGAAGAGTCCATTGCATTATTAAATTCTCTAGATGGGATTGAGGACTACTTGTCTGTAGAAAAAAGAGCGACGCCTATAGAAGGTGAAGTTGTTCAATTAAGTATTTGGAATTATTTCACCCCAAACAATACTTTAAGATCCACGAGCTATACTTTAAGTATAAAAGCAAGTCAACTCAACCAGATTGTTAGTCTTGTGGACAATTACACCGAGCAAATTATCGAGCTTGCGCAAAATGATGAAACAACTGATTATAGTTTCGAAATTTATAGTGCTATCCCAAATAGTTATGATTTCAATAGATTTAAATTAGTCTTTGGAAAAACAACGCTTTCGGTTAACAATCCCATAGAGCTGGAAAGTTTTAAATTGTACCCCAACCCAAGTACAGATAATCGCTTTACTATTTCTTTACCTAAGTTTACGAGTCAAGAAGTAAGTGTTGAAGTCTACGATATGTTGGGTAGAAATGTTTTTTCAGAAAACTATAAAACAGATTCGGGACAGATCGATGTTTATGCTAAAGCTCTGACTTCTGGTATATATTTAGTTAAACTCTCTTCGGAAACTCTCCAAGCTACTAAAAAGCTGATTATTAAATAA
- a CDS encoding efflux RND transporter permease subunit, translated as MHKVFSFGFWNFIASRILRNRIVIILILLGLTVFLSMQWQHIQFSYSEANLLPDDAPINQQYADFEEKFGSDGNVIMLATDDEDLFTLEKFKAWKTLSDTLATFPEIKSVIGIHNLQELIKLENPKRFEMQQILSKSTDFSKQQLEAYSKSLFTDYPFYDGLIFNSKNKTVQTVAYMQDSIVNAQGRKVFIMEKFVPLIESFKKNHTIELHVSGMPYIRTLNSQNIVDEIQWFVLAALLVTSFIFFFFFRSFRATLISMLTVIIGVMWAFGFMGILGFEITVLTAVIPPLIIIIGIPNCIFLINKYQHEIKKHGNQAKSLQRVITKIGNATLMTNVTTASGFATFIFTQSELLKEFGILASINIIAIFILSLLIIPIIYSYMPLPNDKHLRHLGKQWIESFVEWIVKMVRDKRITIYFTSVAVLGISIIGIFNIKISGSLLEDMPQNAEFFKDIKFFEDKFDGVLPLEIMIDTKRPNSVIKLSTLKKMDQLASEIVDIKELSAPLSVVNLAKYSKQAFYNNNPKYYQLPTSQEQTFMSPYLKSMENMKGAGISSYVDSTGQYARMTMFMKDVTTEEIKKIEERLLPEIQKIFPEDRYEVTMTGKALVYQKGTHYLVDNLVLSLSLAILLIALFMAWIFRSFRMILISLIPNLLPLLMTAGMMGFLGVPIKPSTILVFSIAFGISVDDTIHFLAKYRQELKANHWKIKRSVYLSLRETTVSMFYTSIVLFFGFSVFMISSFGGTVALGGLVSATLLFAMLANLLLLPSLLLSLERSIANQKTMKEPQMQIIDNDVDDRKSSDNTD; from the coding sequence ATGCATAAGGTGTTTAGCTTTGGATTTTGGAATTTTATCGCTAGTAGGATTCTTAGGAATAGGATTGTCATTATTCTTATTCTTCTAGGATTAACTGTATTTCTAAGTATGCAGTGGCAACATATTCAGTTTTCTTATTCTGAAGCTAATTTGCTTCCAGATGATGCCCCTATCAATCAACAGTATGCAGACTTTGAAGAGAAATTTGGATCTGATGGTAATGTGATTATGCTAGCCACAGATGATGAGGATTTATTTACGTTGGAAAAGTTTAAAGCTTGGAAAACACTATCAGATACTCTTGCTACTTTTCCTGAAATAAAATCCGTTATTGGGATTCATAATCTTCAAGAATTGATAAAACTTGAAAATCCTAAGCGTTTTGAAATGCAACAGATTTTAAGTAAAAGTACTGATTTTTCAAAACAACAACTGGAAGCCTACAGCAAGTCTCTTTTTACAGATTATCCTTTTTATGATGGACTGATCTTCAATTCTAAAAATAAAACAGTGCAAACTGTAGCGTATATGCAAGATAGCATAGTCAACGCTCAAGGGCGGAAGGTATTTATCATGGAGAAGTTTGTTCCCTTGATAGAGTCGTTTAAGAAAAACCACACTATCGAGCTTCATGTTTCTGGGATGCCCTACATACGAACTCTCAATTCGCAAAATATTGTAGATGAAATCCAATGGTTTGTATTAGCGGCTTTATTGGTAACCTCCTTTATATTCTTTTTCTTTTTTAGGTCATTTCGCGCCACATTAATTTCAATGTTAACCGTTATCATTGGTGTGATGTGGGCCTTTGGATTTATGGGTATTCTAGGTTTCGAAATTACGGTTTTAACGGCCGTCATCCCCCCACTTATCATTATTATAGGGATTCCTAACTGTATTTTCTTGATCAATAAATACCAGCATGAAATCAAAAAACATGGTAACCAGGCAAAGTCTCTTCAGCGTGTAATCACTAAAATTGGAAATGCTACACTGATGACCAATGTGACTACGGCTTCGGGATTTGCAACCTTCATTTTCACTCAAAGTGAATTACTAAAGGAGTTCGGGATATTAGCATCCATCAACATTATTGCCATTTTTATTTTGAGTCTTCTTATTATACCTATTATTTATAGTTACATGCCACTGCCCAATGATAAGCACTTAAGACATCTTGGTAAACAATGGATAGAAAGCTTTGTAGAATGGATTGTGAAAATGGTAAGGGATAAGAGAATTACTATTTACTTTACCTCTGTTGCCGTTTTAGGGATAAGCATCATAGGTATTTTCAATATTAAAATTTCTGGTAGCTTACTAGAGGATATGCCACAAAATGCTGAATTCTTCAAGGATATTAAATTCTTTGAAGATAAGTTTGATGGGGTTTTACCACTAGAAATAATGATCGACACTAAAAGGCCTAATAGTGTGATTAAGTTATCAACTTTGAAAAAGATGGATCAATTAGCCTCTGAAATTGTTGATATAAAAGAGCTTTCTGCGCCATTATCGGTTGTTAATCTGGCTAAATATTCCAAGCAAGCCTTTTATAATAATAACCCCAAGTATTACCAATTACCAACCTCTCAAGAGCAAACTTTTATGTCGCCTTACCTCAAAAGTATGGAAAATATGAAAGGAGCTGGAATAAGTTCATACGTGGATTCAACCGGACAATACGCGAGGATGACCATGTTTATGAAGGATGTCACGACAGAGGAAATCAAAAAAATTGAAGAGCGGCTTTTACCCGAAATTCAAAAGATATTTCCAGAAGACCGTTATGAAGTGACTATGACAGGAAAAGCTCTGGTTTATCAAAAGGGGACACATTATTTGGTAGACAATTTAGTGTTATCCCTTTCTTTAGCTATTTTGCTTATTGCTCTATTTATGGCCTGGATTTTTCGTTCTTTTAGGATGATCTTGATTTCACTTATCCCCAATTTGCTGCCTTTATTAATGACAGCTGGTATGATGGGTTTTCTAGGTGTTCCTATAAAGCCGTCTACAATTCTCGTCTTTAGTATAGCGTTTGGGATAAGCGTAGATGATACCATACACTTTTTGGCAAAATACAGGCAAGAGTTAAAGGCTAACCACTGGAAGATTAAGCGGTCTGTATATTTATCTTTAAGGGAAACTACTGTAAGTATGTTTTATACCTCTATCGTTTTATTCTTTGGTTTTTCAGTGTTTATGATCTCAAGTTTTGGAGGAACCGTTGCCCTAGGAGGCTTGGTTTCTGCCACGCTCCTCTTCGCTATGCTAGCAAATTTATTGTTGTTACCTTCACTATTATTGTCATTGGAACGGAGTATTGCCAACCAAAAAACAATGAAAGAGCCACAGATGCAAATCATTGATAATGATGTAGATGACCGTAAATCTAGCGATAACACAGATTAA